The Sphingobium aromaticiconvertens genome has a segment encoding these proteins:
- the rpmH gene encoding 50S ribosomal protein L34 codes for MKRTFQPSNLVRKRRHGYRARMATPGGRNIIRARRARGRKSLSA; via the coding sequence ATGAAGCGCACTTTTCAGCCGAGCAATCTGGTTCGGAAGCGCCGTCACGGTTACCGCGCCCGCATGGCGACCCCCGGCGGTCGCAACATCATTCGCGCGCGTCGTGCACGCGGCCGCAAGAGCTTGAGCGCCTGA
- the rnpA gene encoding ribonuclease P protein component: protein MARRADFLAANRGMRAPMPGFVLLVCERRDGSPAKRFGITVTKKIGGAVVRNRMKRRFRVLARELLPNLGLPGADHVLIGRVGGIERDFAQLRTELEKALHKVARGDSSPAPNRGPRSGKGGGKPKAPVSPNHRPDQGAPSG, encoded by the coding sequence ATGGCCCGGCGCGCCGACTTTCTGGCGGCGAACCGGGGGATGCGGGCGCCTATGCCCGGATTCGTCCTGCTGGTGTGTGAGCGGCGCGATGGCAGTCCTGCCAAGCGTTTTGGTATCACGGTGACCAAGAAGATTGGCGGCGCTGTTGTCCGAAATCGGATGAAGCGCCGTTTTCGCGTTTTGGCGCGCGAACTGCTCCCGAATCTGGGATTGCCCGGCGCAGACCATGTACTGATCGGTCGCGTTGGCGGGATCGAGCGCGATTTCGCGCAGCTTCGTACCGAACTGGAAAAGGCGCTCCATAAGGTAGCACGCGGCGATTCGTCGCCAGCGCCTAATCGGGGGCCGAGGTCCGGCAAAGGCGGGGGTAAGCCCAAGGCGCCAGTTTCGCCGAATCATCGGCCCGATCAGGGAGCGCCGTCGGGATGA
- a CDS encoding DoxX family protein has translation MATIAAHNPAATISRAANAMNRAGWALTTLVLLFLTFDAAIKLVALPVVMETLAPLGWPTDTGTARMLGVLLVIPVLLYGWPRTAFFGAVLLTAYLGGAVATHARIGSPLATHTLFGVYVGLLMWAGLWLRAPSLRALMPVRR, from the coding sequence ATGGCGACGATCGCCGCACATAATCCGGCAGCGACCATATCGCGGGCCGCAAACGCAATGAACCGGGCTGGATGGGCGCTCACGACGCTGGTTCTGCTGTTTCTGACCTTCGATGCCGCAATCAAGCTGGTCGCGCTGCCGGTGGTGATGGAAACGCTGGCGCCGCTGGGCTGGCCGACGGATACGGGCACGGCACGAATGCTGGGCGTCCTGCTCGTCATTCCCGTTCTGCTCTATGGCTGGCCGCGCACCGCCTTTTTTGGAGCGGTGCTGCTCACGGCCTATCTGGGCGGCGCAGTGGCTACGCATGCGCGGATCGGCAGTCCGCTCGCTACGCACACACTGTTCGGCGTTTATGTCGGGCTGTTGATGTGGGCGGGCCTGTGGTTGCGCGCGCCGTCGCTGCGGGCGCTGATGCCCGTTCGCCGGTAA
- a CDS encoding TonB family protein yields MTKGDKVMTGWRHGRAMLASGHGSTIGFGRGRVADAVDDSGSRYGGGKGSPFGLGGAIAVHALAVGVFLLVPRTVYETYMPASLTGTNIPIDLPPPEIVPDTPPKADSKARIEQTTTPDTLVNVPTDDTLRVPDIPLTPLPGDGGTGIIPQPELPPIPAPVLVEAQIDARALRAFQPDYPGAMIRLNEEGKVTVRVTIGADGRITDIERLSASNDAFWIATERHARKAWRFRPATRDGVPVTGTKILTVYFKLEGR; encoded by the coding sequence ATGACCAAAGGCGATAAGGTGATGACCGGATGGCGGCACGGCCGCGCGATGCTGGCGAGTGGGCATGGCTCGACCATAGGCTTTGGGCGCGGACGGGTTGCCGACGCGGTCGATGATTCGGGATCGCGCTATGGCGGGGGTAAGGGGTCGCCTTTCGGCCTTGGCGGCGCGATTGCCGTGCACGCGCTGGCGGTTGGCGTGTTCCTGCTGGTTCCGCGCACGGTCTATGAGACCTATATGCCCGCCAGTCTCACGGGGACCAATATTCCCATCGATCTACCGCCCCCTGAAATCGTGCCGGATACGCCGCCCAAGGCGGACAGCAAAGCCCGGATCGAGCAAACGACCACGCCCGACACCCTCGTCAATGTTCCCACCGACGACACCTTGCGCGTGCCCGACATTCCGCTCACACCGCTGCCCGGTGACGGCGGCACGGGGATAATCCCGCAACCAGAGTTGCCGCCGATCCCCGCCCCCGTGCTTGTGGAAGCGCAGATCGATGCGCGCGCCCTTCGCGCCTTCCAGCCCGATTATCCCGGCGCGATGATCCGCCTGAACGAAGAGGGGAAGGTGACAGTGCGCGTGACCATCGGTGCGGACGGGCGCATCACGGACATCGAGCGGCTGTCCGCCAGCAATGACGCCTTCTGGATCGCAACCGAGCGGCACGCGCGCAAAGCCTGGCGCTTCCGCCCGGCGACCCGGGACGGCGTGCCAGTGACTGGGACCAAGATACTGACCGTCTATTTCAAGCTGGAAGGGCGGTAG
- a CDS encoding VOC family protein gives MGKISPCLWFNGQAEEAASFYISVFGEGSVDFVSRYPDDNPFPSPFKSGTALVVEFTLFGQSYQALNGGPDFTFSEAISLSVACRDQAELDGWFDALTADGGSPGPCGWLKDKYGLSWQLVPDAMTAMQKSGDAAGIGRAMQAMMTMQKLDVAALEAAFKGEA, from the coding sequence ATGGGTAAGATTTCACCCTGCCTCTGGTTTAATGGCCAGGCAGAAGAGGCGGCCAGTTTCTATATTTCGGTGTTCGGCGAGGGATCGGTCGATTTCGTCAGCCGCTATCCCGACGACAATCCCTTCCCCTCGCCGTTCAAGAGCGGGACGGCGCTGGTGGTCGAGTTCACGCTGTTCGGGCAAAGCTATCAGGCGCTGAATGGCGGGCCGGATTTCACCTTCAGCGAGGCGATTTCGCTGTCCGTCGCGTGCCGGGATCAGGCGGAGCTGGACGGTTGGTTTGATGCATTGACCGCTGATGGCGGATCGCCGGGGCCGTGTGGCTGGCTCAAAGATAAATATGGTCTGTCCTGGCAATTGGTGCCTGACGCCATGACGGCGATGCAAAAGAGCGGCGACGCCGCAGGTATTGGCCGGGCGATGCAGGCGATGATGACGATGCAGAAACTGGATGTCGCGGCGCTGGAAGCGGCGTTCAAGGGAGAAGCGTGA
- the yidD gene encoding membrane protein insertion efficiency factor YidD yields MIVRLLILISRAWQLGPSRILPPSCRYAPSCSQYAIDALKKYGAVKGSWLAVKRLMRCHPWGGSGYDPVP; encoded by the coding sequence ATGATTGTTCGGCTGCTCATCCTGATTTCCCGGGCCTGGCAGCTTGGCCCTTCGCGTATATTGCCACCCTCCTGCCGTTATGCACCGTCCTGCTCGCAATATGCGATCGACGCGCTCAAAAAATATGGCGCGGTCAAGGGTAGCTGGCTGGCTGTGAAGCGGCTAATGCGATGCCATCCATGGGGCGGGTCGGGTTATGACCCGGTTCCATAA
- a CDS encoding SRPBCC family protein, whose translation MSDVENELSVTRHIDAPPEIVWKVWTELTADWFCPKPWTVTITAMDMRPGGAFSMTMHGPDGEAFPNDGVFLEVVPNRRIVSTDAYTAGWVPQKPFMTAITTFEPEGAGTRYTAVARHWDAEAVKTHEEMGFVEGWGKVADQLAGLCATSAASA comes from the coding sequence ATGAGCGATGTGGAGAATGAGCTGTCGGTGACGCGTCATATCGACGCACCGCCGGAGATTGTGTGGAAGGTGTGGACGGAACTGACCGCCGACTGGTTCTGCCCCAAACCTTGGACGGTGACGATCACCGCAATGGACATGCGCCCTGGCGGTGCCTTCTCCATGACGATGCACGGGCCGGACGGGGAAGCGTTCCCCAATGACGGGGTCTTCCTGGAAGTGGTGCCGAATCGCCGGATCGTCAGCACCGACGCCTATACGGCCGGATGGGTGCCGCAAAAGCCGTTCATGACCGCAATTACCACCTTCGAACCAGAAGGGGCAGGTACGCGCTATACCGCCGTCGCACGCCATTGGGATGCCGAGGCGGTCAAGACCCACGAGGAGATGGGCTTTGTGGAAGGATGGGGCAAGGTTGCCGACCAACTCGCCGGGTTGTGTGCAACATCGGCGGCGAGCGCCTGA
- a CDS encoding winged helix-turn-helix transcriptional regulator, producing MKKRAYLDGCATAHALDIIGDRWAMPIMRELILGPKRFTDLRAGLPGISANVLTQRLEELEAAAIVVRRRLPPPAASQIYDLTDWGRESEILFQVLGRWACRSPLMEAGMPMSASSVVLSMRTMIDRAALGDLNATIGFRFGDETFRAEIADGDFHLDRGTIDGAAVIFDGDQNALAGIVYGGQPFEAVASAMTVTGDRALAERFVRLFPLPPKAPPAEVVTAPAKP from the coding sequence GTGAAGAAAAGAGCCTATCTGGACGGATGCGCCACCGCGCACGCGCTGGACATTATCGGAGATCGCTGGGCGATGCCGATCATGCGCGAGCTTATACTGGGACCGAAGCGCTTCACTGACCTGCGCGCCGGATTGCCCGGAATCAGCGCCAATGTGCTGACGCAGCGGCTGGAGGAGCTGGAAGCGGCAGCGATTGTCGTCCGCCGCCGCCTGCCTCCGCCCGCCGCCAGCCAGATTTACGACCTCACTGACTGGGGCCGCGAGTCGGAAATCCTGTTCCAGGTCTTGGGCCGCTGGGCCTGCCGCTCTCCATTGATGGAAGCGGGGATGCCGATGAGCGCCTCTTCGGTCGTGCTGTCGATGCGGACCATGATCGACCGCGCCGCGCTGGGCGACCTGAACGCAACCATCGGTTTCCGCTTCGGCGACGAGACGTTCCGGGCAGAGATTGCCGATGGCGACTTTCACCTCGATCGCGGGACTATCGACGGTGCAGCAGTGATCTTCGATGGCGACCAGAATGCGCTGGCCGGCATTGTCTATGGCGGCCAGCCGTTCGAGGCGGTCGCCTCCGCCATGACCGTCACCGGCGACCGCGCACTCGCCGAACGCTTCGTCCGCCTCTTCCCGCTTCCCCCCAAGGCGCCTCCGGCGGAGGTGGTAACGGCCCCCGCCAAACCTTAG
- a CDS encoding VOC family protein, whose protein sequence is MSKLDGTFFWVELMTSDPQAAIAFYSDVIGWRSEPFGPDGGYTVVSGSAGGMGGIMAIPAEAKDCGMSPWWGGYIGSSDVDADVARLSAAGGSVRRPADDIPGVGRFAVMGDPGGATFMLLKGSSPDGMDAPPPMAIGHVGWHELHSGDFDADLAFYTSQFGWAKGEAMDMGPMGTYQLLSATGGTDFQNMTGAMMRKPAEMPAPMWLFYFTVADIDVAYAKVTAGGGTVIEGPMEVPGGAWIVQALDPQGAMFAIVGMKAG, encoded by the coding sequence ATGAGCAAGCTTGATGGCACATTTTTCTGGGTCGAGCTGATGACCAGCGACCCGCAGGCGGCGATCGCCTTTTACAGCGACGTAATCGGCTGGAGGAGCGAGCCTTTCGGACCGGATGGCGGCTATACCGTCGTCAGCGGTAGCGCCGGGGGCATGGGCGGGATCATGGCGATCCCCGCGGAGGCCAAGGATTGCGGGATGAGTCCCTGGTGGGGCGGCTATATCGGATCGTCGGATGTCGATGCCGATGTGGCACGCCTGAGCGCGGCGGGTGGCAGCGTGCGGCGCCCGGCGGATGATATTCCGGGTGTGGGCCGCTTTGCGGTGATGGGCGATCCGGGCGGGGCGACCTTCATGCTCCTGAAGGGTTCCAGCCCGGATGGGATGGACGCGCCGCCGCCGATGGCCATCGGCCATGTCGGCTGGCATGAACTGCACAGCGGAGATTTCGACGCGGACCTAGCCTTCTACACCAGCCAGTTCGGCTGGGCGAAGGGCGAGGCGATGGATATGGGACCGATGGGAACCTACCAGCTTCTGTCCGCGACCGGCGGTACGGATTTCCAGAACATGACCGGCGCGATGATGCGCAAGCCCGCCGAAATGCCGGCGCCGATGTGGCTGTTCTACTTCACGGTCGCCGACATCGATGTGGCGTATGCGAAGGTGACGGCGGGCGGCGGCACGGTCATTGAAGGACCCATGGAGGTGCCGGGCGGCGCGTGGATTGTACAGGCGCTCGACCCGCAGGGTGCGATGTTCGCGATTGTCGGCATGAAGGCTGGCTGA
- a CDS encoding DUF1428 domain-containing protein yields MSYMDGFVIPVPKGNRQAYKDMAAMAAPVFLEHGATRVVECWGDDIKEGKVNDFRTSVIAEEGEEVVFSWIEWPSKEVRDAGSAKVMADERMKPKEGQEMPFSGARLIYGGFAVLLDERA; encoded by the coding sequence ATGAGCTATATGGACGGTTTCGTGATCCCCGTGCCGAAGGGGAACCGGCAAGCCTATAAGGACATGGCGGCGATGGCCGCGCCTGTCTTCCTGGAACATGGCGCGACCCGCGTGGTCGAATGCTGGGGCGACGACATCAAGGAAGGGAAGGTCAACGACTTCCGTACCAGCGTGATTGCCGAAGAGGGGGAGGAGGTCGTCTTCTCCTGGATCGAATGGCCCTCAAAAGAGGTGCGCGACGCGGGGTCCGCGAAGGTGATGGCGGACGAACGGATGAAGCCAAAAGAAGGGCAGGAAATGCCCTTTTCCGGCGCGCGTTTGATTTATGGCGGCTTTGCCGTGTTGCTGGACGAACGGGCCTAA
- a CDS encoding SDR family oxidoreductase, producing the protein MDISGNTILITGGGSGIGKALAREFHGAGNKVIIAGRRQAVLDAVVEQFPGMAAMAVDMGDAASIADFAARLLVEHPALNVVIHNAGVMVAEDKIDLPIAEVTVATNLLGPIRLTHALLPHFLAQPKAAILTVSSGLAFVPLVATPTYDATKAGIHGWSMALREQLRGTGVEVIEIVPPGVQTDLMPGHADDPQMMPLEAFIEETMGLLRQQPAPSEICVERVMFLRGADRRGEYGRVFAALNGLG; encoded by the coding sequence ATGGACATCAGCGGCAACACCATTCTCATCACCGGCGGCGGGTCGGGCATCGGCAAGGCGCTCGCGCGCGAATTTCATGGGGCAGGGAACAAGGTCATCATCGCCGGACGGCGGCAAGCCGTGCTGGACGCGGTGGTTGAACAGTTCCCCGGCATGGCGGCGATGGCGGTCGATATGGGCGACGCAGCGTCGATCGCCGACTTCGCTGCGCGACTGCTGGTCGAGCATCCGGCGCTGAACGTCGTCATCCACAATGCTGGCGTCATGGTGGCCGAGGATAAGATCGACCTGCCCATCGCGGAAGTGACGGTTGCGACCAATTTACTGGGGCCGATCCGGCTGACGCATGCGCTGCTTCCCCATTTTCTGGCGCAACCCAAGGCGGCGATCCTGACCGTTTCGTCGGGACTCGCGTTCGTGCCACTGGTGGCGACGCCGACCTATGACGCGACCAAGGCGGGTATCCATGGCTGGTCGATGGCGCTGCGTGAGCAGTTGCGCGGCACCGGGGTCGAGGTGATCGAAATCGTACCGCCCGGCGTGCAGACCGACCTGATGCCCGGCCATGCCGACGATCCGCAGATGATGCCGCTGGAGGCGTTCATTGAGGAGACGATGGGCCTGTTGCGGCAACAGCCAGCGCCAAGCGAGATCTGCGTCGAGCGGGTGATGTTCCTGCGCGGGGCCGATCGGCGGGGAGAGTATGGCCGGGTGTTCGCTGCGCTGAACGGACTGGGCTAA
- a CDS encoding VOC family protein, producing the protein MMMANAAPFSKMIFVNLPVTDLKASTAFYEAVGATRNDDFADDSAQMISFSDTIHAMLLTHERFNSFTSRTIPDAHATAQVMLALSEASREDVSVTVEKALAAGGTEPNPAQDHGFMVSRSFADPDGHIWEVLWMDMEAAMATRTEDAPAA; encoded by the coding sequence ATGATGATGGCGAATGCAGCCCCCTTTTCAAAAATGATTTTCGTCAACCTGCCCGTGACCGACCTGAAGGCTTCGACAGCTTTCTATGAAGCGGTGGGCGCGACCCGGAATGATGATTTCGCGGATGACAGCGCGCAGATGATCAGCTTTTCCGACACGATCCACGCCATGTTGCTGACGCATGAGCGGTTCAACAGCTTCACCAGCCGCACAATTCCCGATGCCCATGCAACCGCACAGGTGATGCTGGCGTTGAGCGAGGCAAGCCGGGAGGATGTGAGCGTGACGGTGGAGAAGGCGCTGGCCGCAGGCGGGACCGAACCCAACCCGGCGCAGGACCATGGCTTCATGGTCAGCCGCAGCTTTGCCGACCCCGATGGCCATATCTGGGAGGTGCTGTGGATGGACATGGAAGCGGCGATGGCGACCCGGACGGAGGACGCGCCCGCCGCTTGA
- a CDS encoding helix-turn-helix domain-containing protein produces the protein MAISTETWAEKYAAFPPPPPETDPRVDALVNDLIGRIADKWTMLILEVLEENGPARFSAIGKAVDGISQKMLTQTLRHMERDGLVTRTVFPVVPPRVDYALTPMGNTLSAAFCGVWIWAEKHLGEVDAARQAFDDRADYQPTDAALKTAS, from the coding sequence ATGGCGATTTCAACGGAAACATGGGCCGAAAAATATGCAGCCTTTCCCCCTCCACCGCCGGAAACCGACCCGCGCGTCGATGCGCTGGTCAACGACCTGATCGGCCGGATCGCTGACAAATGGACCATGTTGATTCTGGAGGTGCTGGAGGAAAACGGCCCCGCCCGCTTTTCGGCCATAGGCAAAGCGGTAGACGGCATCAGCCAGAAGATGCTGACCCAGACCCTGCGCCACATGGAGCGCGACGGCCTGGTCACCCGCACCGTCTTCCCGGTCGTTCCTCCGCGCGTCGACTATGCCCTGACACCGATGGGCAATACACTGAGCGCCGCCTTTTGTGGTGTATGGATCTGGGCGGAAAAGCATCTGGGCGAAGTCGATGCCGCACGGCAGGCATTTGATGATAGGGCGGACTATCAGCCGACCGATGCAGCGTTGAAAACCGCCAGTTGA
- a CDS encoding DUF445 domain-containing protein — translation MKLLRDLRPIGLPLSSALPSSLTLAHPARRMRMVATAMLLAMALLFIAARMIGPVHPVVGFIQAFAEAAMVGGLADWFAVTALFRHPLGLPIPHTAIIPRNKDRIGDTLAIFLRDNFLTPAVVARRMGGLDVAAAAGRFLASPSASDGRLRQGASRLVADMMEALDQERLGGMVKGAIAQRLRAINLAPLIGQAIEAAMRDGRHGPVMDGIIHWADKTLEANDHLIRQIVHDRAGKIMRWTGLDENLANAIIDGLRKMLADMADDPGHSLRLKAEEGMQKLASDLQFDIVMQAKVAKVRDEIVDNPAMQRWIDGLWEQGRAGLLRAARDPGAAMAGRLGEALRQLGGTLQSDARLRALINRFVRRTAVGATASYGDAIVTLVSETVRGWDAGTVTSRLENAVGRDLQYIRINGTLVGGLVGVLIHVIDVSF, via the coding sequence ATGAAGCTGCTGCGCGACCTTCGGCCGATTGGGCTGCCCCTGTCATCGGCCCTTCCATCGTCCCTGACTTTGGCTCACCCCGCGCGGCGGATGCGGATGGTCGCCACGGCGATGTTGCTGGCGATGGCGCTCCTGTTCATCGCTGCACGCATGATCGGCCCGGTGCATCCGGTGGTTGGTTTCATTCAGGCCTTTGCCGAAGCGGCGATGGTCGGTGGCCTCGCCGACTGGTTTGCCGTCACCGCGCTGTTTCGCCATCCGCTGGGCCTGCCGATCCCGCATACCGCGATCATCCCGCGCAACAAGGACCGGATCGGCGACACGCTGGCAATTTTCCTGCGCGACAATTTCCTGACGCCTGCCGTCGTCGCGCGGCGGATGGGCGGGCTGGACGTGGCGGCGGCGGCCGGGCGCTTCCTTGCCAGCCCATCGGCCAGTGACGGGCGGTTGCGGCAGGGCGCATCGCGCCTGGTTGCCGACATGATGGAGGCGCTGGATCAGGAACGGCTTGGTGGGATGGTAAAGGGCGCGATCGCCCAGCGGCTGCGCGCCATCAACCTCGCCCCGCTGATCGGCCAGGCGATCGAGGCGGCGATGCGCGACGGGCGGCATGGGCCGGTGATGGACGGCATCATCCACTGGGCCGACAAGACGCTGGAGGCCAATGACCATCTGATCCGGCAAATAGTGCATGACCGGGCGGGCAAGATCATGCGCTGGACGGGGCTGGACGAAAATCTGGCCAATGCGATCATTGACGGGTTGCGCAAGATGCTGGCCGATATGGCGGATGACCCCGGCCACAGCCTTCGCCTGAAGGCGGAGGAGGGGATGCAAAAACTGGCCTCCGACTTACAGTTCGACATCGTGATGCAAGCGAAGGTAGCGAAGGTCCGGGACGAGATTGTCGACAACCCCGCCATGCAGCGCTGGATCGACGGCTTGTGGGAACAGGGCCGGGCCGGGTTGCTGCGGGCCGCGCGGGACCCTGGCGCGGCGATGGCCGGGCGGCTGGGTGAGGCACTGCGCCAACTGGGCGGGACGCTGCAATCCGATGCGCGGTTGCGTGCGCTTATCAACCGTTTCGTCCGGCGGACGGCGGTGGGGGCGACGGCGAGCTATGGCGACGCGATCGTGACGCTGGTGAGCGAGACGGTGCGCGGCTGGGATGCTGGAACGGTGACGAGCCGATTGGAAAATGCCGTCGGCCGCGACCTGCAATATATTCGCATCAATGGGACGCTTGTGGGCGGACTGGTGGGCGTCCTTATCCATGTGATCGACGTCTCCTTTTAG
- a CDS encoding glutathione S-transferase family protein — MTITITAFERSPDRGQGLARDMRVRWALEEVGQPYDVRLLSFAEMKEPAHRALHPFGQIPTYEEGDLALFESGAIVFHIAGRHAGLLPDDANARARAITWMFAALNTMEPPIFDRSIAIFVERDKVWYEERLALLKDRIRGLLNALSSHLGDAEWLDGAFSAADLLMVTVLRSLNGSGLLEEYPNLPAYIARGEARPAYQRAFDDQLAVFNAASVG, encoded by the coding sequence ATGACCATCACCATCACCGCCTTTGAACGATCTCCCGATCGCGGCCAAGGACTGGCGCGCGACATGCGTGTTCGCTGGGCGCTCGAAGAAGTAGGCCAGCCTTACGACGTTCGACTTCTTTCATTTGCTGAGATGAAGGAGCCCGCGCATCGGGCGTTGCATCCTTTCGGGCAGATTCCCACCTATGAAGAAGGCGATCTCGCCTTGTTCGAGTCGGGAGCCATCGTGTTCCATATCGCCGGGCGCCATGCGGGCCTGCTGCCTGACGATGCCAATGCCCGGGCGCGCGCGATCACATGGATGTTTGCCGCGCTCAACACGATGGAACCGCCGATTTTCGATCGCTCAATCGCCATATTCGTAGAACGCGACAAGGTCTGGTATGAGGAGCGCCTGGCGCTCCTCAAGGATCGAATCCGTGGCCTGCTGAACGCATTGTCCAGTCACCTTGGCGATGCCGAGTGGCTCGACGGGGCGTTCAGCGCCGCTGATCTGTTGATGGTGACGGTGCTGCGCAGTTTGAACGGATCGGGCCTGTTGGAGGAATATCCGAATCTTCCGGCCTATATAGCCCGTGGTGAAGCACGGCCTGCCTATCAACGGGCTTTCGACGATCAACTGGCGGTTTTCAACGCTGCATCGGTCGGCTGA